cctccctataggctgtctcgtcgttgtcggtgatcaggcctaccactgttgtgtcgtcagcaaacttaatgatttcAGTACTCTGATCCTTTCATTGGGTGGTTTCTCTGGGGGCCTGCTGTTTGTGTCCAGcgagccactctctctctcctttcccggGGGGAGAAATAACTCGTGTTCTGATTGTATAACATTTTTGTATAACAATCCAATTGCTGGGAAAGCACAGCTTTCCTGTTGTCACAGATGGAGAGAAGATGTTCTCAGCTTTCTGTAGGTATACCTTGTTTCATTCTGTTGAGACATTTTCGTTGGCCTAATTAAGTTCcaactgtaatgttgtgtttgCTGCAATATTCTACCCGTATTTTCCATAATAAAGATTACAAACTTTTGTGAAGGTTTGGTGTGGTGTAGTTATTAGCCGATTCTACTTCAGGCCTGTGGTAATGAAGGCAGTGCACCCTCCAAATGACTCTGACAGTTGAACTTGAGGTGTGGAAGAATGTTTTAGGGCtaccagagttactcctataatctaacaatataatgcttatctttgtaaaaaaatattcaaATTGAAAATTGACGAATTAGCCTCCTTCTGTACGCctatatctgtatagcagacGCAGTAGCCTATCTGACAAGGATAAATCAATGAATGTTGGTGTCTTAGCATGTCGCCgggcatatctctctctctctctctctctctctctctctctggggcaaGGCCTTAAATTCTCTTCCTTTATTTTATAAAACAATATATTAATACAGTAGAAGCTTAAGCCAGCCTAAGCATGAAATGCCCTGATGCATTTAGTGCTCAAATCTCTTGACAGCTGAACCGTGAGGTGGACAATTATTGTTTTAGGAAAGTAAAATACCAATAACACAATAGGCTATGAAGTTGTGCATACGCTACCGATCAAGGAATAGTGTTTTTGTCATTAGTTACGCTAACGATCAAGGAATAGTGTTTTTGTCATTAGTTATAGGCTGTTTTTAAGGACACGGCTAAATGTGCCTCTTCTGACAATGGTAAGAAACAATCTAGCTGGTTGAGTTTTATCAAAATCTTGCTTTAGTGTGAAGGGCACTGTCAAATCaaatacaatcaaatcaaatgttatttgtcacatgcgccaaatacaacaggtgtagtagaccttacagtgaaatgcttacttacaagcccttaaccaacaatgcagttttaagaaaatccgccaaaaagtaagagataagaataacaaatcattaaagagcagcagtaaataacactagcggggctatatacagggggcaccggtacagagtcaatgtgtcaatgtggggggcaccagtgtcgaggtaattgaggtaattatgtacacgTACAGTCGTAgccggaagtttgcatacaccttagccaaatacattcaaactcagtttttcacaattcctgatatttaatcctagtaaaaatgtcctgtctttggtcagttaggatcaccactttattttaataatgtgaaatttcaaaatgatagtagagagaatgatttatttcagcttttacttctttcatcacatacccagtgggtcagaagtttacgcacactcaattagaatttggtagcattgcctttaaattgtttaacttgggtcaaatgtttctggtagccttccacaagcttcccataataagttgggagaattttggcccattcctcctagctaattggcatcatttgagtcaattggaggtgtacctgtggatgtatttcaaggcccaccttcaaactcagtgtctctttgcttgacatcatggggaaatcaaaagttatcagccaagacctcagaaaaaacattgtagacctccacaagtctggttcatccttgggagcaatttccaaacgcctgaaggtaccacgttcatctgtacaaacaatagtacgcaagtataaacaccatgggaccacacagccgtcataccgctcaggtaggagatgcgttctgtctcctagagatgaacgtattttggtgagaaaagtgcaaatcaatcccagaacaacagcaaaggaccgtgtgaagatgctggaggaaacaggtacaaaagtatctatatccacagtaaaacgagtcctatatcgacataacctgaaaggccgctcagcagggaagaagccactgctccaaaaccgccataaaaaagccagactacggtttgcaactgtacatggggacaaagatcgtactttttggagaaatgtcctctggtctgatgaaacaaaaatagaactgttcggccataatgaccattgttatgtttggaggaaaattggggatgcttgcaaggcaaagaacaccatcccaaccgtgaagcatgggggtggcagcattatgttgtgggggtgctttgctgcaggagggactggtgcacttcacaaaatagatggcatcatgaggctggaaaattatgtggatatattgaatttatttatatataatattacatttctgacccactgggaatgttaaaataaagcggtgatactacagacagggaatttttacttggattaaatttcaggaattgtggaaaactgagtttaaatgtatttggctaaggtgtatgtaaacttctgacttcaactgtatgtaaacttccgacttcaactgtaggtagagttattaaagtggctatgcatagataataacagagagtagcagcagcattggggtggggggcaatgccagtagtctgggtagccatttgattagctgttcaggagtcttatggcttgggggtagaagctggtcctggatggcaggaagcttggcgccggtgatgtactgggtcgtacgcactaccttctctagtgccttgcggtcggaggctgagcagttgccataccaggcagtgatgcaacccgtcaggatggtcttgatggtgcagctgtagaaccttttgaggatctgaggacccatgccaaatcatttcagtctcctgagggggaataggttttgtcgcgccctcttcacaactgtcttggtgtgcttgaaccatgttagtttgttggtgatgtggacccaaaggaacttgaagctttcaacctgctccactacagccccatcgttgagaatggggacgtgctcggtcctccttttcctgtagtccacaatcatctcctttgtcttgattacgttgagggagaggttgttgtccttgcaccacaaggtcaggtctctgacctcctccctattggctgtctcatcgttgtcggtgatcaggcctaccacctaCAGATTTTGTTTTAAATCTTCTTCTTTTTTCACGAGTCCTCGTGATAGTCTGAGAGGAGGAAAGATGTGCAAGGAGGTAGAACTTGACCCCTGACCAGCACATCATTCAGTAGCACTGGTCTCTGACCTTCGACTTTTTATGTCCACTGTTTTATTTATGGTTCTATTGTACTATACAACACTCCTGATCCAAAAGTAGGCCAACCATGCCAGAGATAGGATTGCCACTTCACCTAAATTTGAATGAACATTACCTCATGATAAATGTCTGGACAATGTGGGACTTTTCATTTCTGAAAACCCAGATGAAAACCtttttcaatggagattctctatTTGAAATGCTTGTTAGTCCACGTCGAGTAGGCTTCATCTAGGTCTAAGAAACAAGGCCTGTACATTCTAAATACCATTATCACTACGATGTACCTGTTTAAGCTGGAAGACAGAGCACGGTTATCTTTTCTTTAAAAACAACTAAACCTTTAGAATGATTCAATTCCCTAAAGAGGGGAAGATTTTACAGCTGCACAATTTTTTTACTATAAATTATTTTTGCTGCAGTCTCAGAGCAAGAGATCTAactaacctggataaataaaggttgaataaagaaaatgttttttttttttgttacagcTTAGTTACCTTTTTGTCATCATGAGAGGCTGGATCGGGGTTTTTGTTTCTGTTCGGCTGCTTGCTCGTATTCTATTCATGCTGTGGCTCATGAATTTTACAACTTGACAACATGAAAATATGTTATTCACTTGTATGTTGTCCTGAAACTGTATCTCAGTCCTTGTGTACATAGATGTCCTGTCGTCCTTTTATGTTGATAGCTCACTCCCGCCCTGTTCATTTCTTCAGCTACCTTCAGATTCAATTCCTCAAAGATATGTTTCTTCAAGTCCTTTTTTTGCTGTAACAAAAACAGTATGTCACTGCGTTTAAAAAGTgaataaaataagaaaaaaaagaaaaaaaagattgaAGGTAGTGTGAGAAATGCTAAAATAGAACAACATGCCTCATAAAATGTTATCCTATGATACCACGGTATGAACTAAGCTGAGGATGGAGTTAAGCAGGAGTGACGTATATCACGGTTGTTCTAGCGTTAGAGATACAGCGATGAGGGAGGGATGTGATTGGGTGGAGGTAGCAGACAAGTTGTAAAGCAGTGTTTTAAAGAGGGCCAACCTCCCCGCAGGAGTAAGATATTGACCTGAGCACAAGAGATCCAACCCCCCTCACCTGTCAATATTGGGATGAACTGAGAAAATACAATCAGGTAGAGACCCTGGTATGGACGACTAGAGGCCATGGATCCTGCCACTGCAGACAATGTAAATATACTATATTCATATATCCTCATATATGCTGTTGAATAATCAAACAACTTTGACAATAACGATGTGCAATGTTGGTTTTGATACAATGATACATTATGTAAAGGTGCTCAACAGTAGCCATGCAGGGTTTGGTATACACATGCATTTGGCCACTTAAGAATATCTACTGTATTCCAACTGCAATAAATGATTGATACTGATAATATCCATGGTACTCATTGAAAGCATGTTGAACTTTAACCTTTTGGATGTTTTAATACATGCTTTTCAGTGTTTTGTTGGTCTTTGTTTTTTTCTAGCTTGGTGAAATATTATGTTAAAGCGgcaatcaggctggttccaccaggctagttTTTTTCATCATCCTGTGTGCAATTAAACTACAAAATAGTGCAGATATTTCTTAAGTTCCATTTGTTTTGAAATAATGTGCTTTGTGAAACAAGCAGGagtttgaaaaatatatatatttccactctCTGAACATTTATGGAATGgatgttttatttattaattGAAACCATTATCATGATTATTATAATAGTAATCCAATTGGTTCGtcttctacagtatattacattttGTTGCATTGTGAAGTATGGTATGTTTAATGCTCAGAGAGCAATTGAGGTGCAACCATGGATGCTGTGTAAACACGTGTAGTTAAACAATGCTCTCATAACAAGATAGACTACTCAATAGCCACTTTTTTTCTCTCATCGTTTTCACTATGATTGATTACGATTCACTACGATTTTTAGAATAAAAAATGTTCCCAATCATGGAATCTCACTTCTGTGAAAAGTGAAATCATTATACGCCTACTGCACCAAGTTTAAGGAAATAAAATGTAGTGTATTTTTGGGAGCAGGCAAATAAAAATGGAAAAAGTGATAAagatctgtctgtctttctaaaTGAATGTGATACGTAAGTGGAATGGTATGGCCTTTCCAGACATCGTCACGGTCCTAATAAAGTAAGCTCTTCGATGTCAGGGCGAGAGACAACATATCAATATAGGTGTAATGGTTACATCTTAATGTCCTGTGTCATTGAAATATTACTCAAGACATGCCCGAACACTGCGCCACCCACATTGCTAAAAATAGCATTTATGGTGTTATCTACCAATTAGACATGGAAATAAGGTCCTTTGTAACTATaagaaaaatctgctgtttcatttgttcatttTGAGCTCTACAGCTTAGTgtgtactctttaaaaaaaacaacagctGTCAAACATGTGAATCGCTAGGAAGATTATTTATCACCGGCTCCATTAAAAATAGTGTCAGATAGTAATGGTTTTATTGCCCAATGTAAGCAATGCAGAGACAGAAACCGAAGAAGATGAAAACAAGGCAGAAAATGCAATCAGTCAGTACCCCAACTGAGGAACAAACAACCACTTATATCAGATGGTACATCATTTGTCACGGgtagtagaatacagaacacaagTCAATGATTTGTATGAATAGACATTTGGATGCTGTAAGCCTACTAAGTCatctcttcctgtcctgtctgtgtcGCAGTTGAGGAATGTAGTTAGGTTCTATGCGGCAGAGGCTACAGGGCCCGGGGCCAGCTGTCGGTGAGAAGTgtaggagaggggagtggagggccATTACATGGCTGGAGCCTTTGGTCATCGTGCATGGCGGCATGGAGTCATAGAGTTAGTGCCACTCAGATTTCACCTGCTGACTGACTGGAGGCGATGGCAGCCAAATGCATCTCACTCACTCCCGTGGATTTCTCAGCTCACCCCTTCCTTCTTCCCTCACCCCTTCCTTCTCTGCCAGCCAGGCCGTGACAGGAAACCTTGCCCTGTGGCGGGGGCAGGCGAGTCACCCAGGCTAGAACATGATCTCATTCCTTGCCGGCTCCAAACACATATAAAATGTTGAACCGAGGCCCGCAACCGTAGAGCACAGACAGTTGACACTGGTCATTGACTGGAGATTTGAGCTACCACATATACTTGACAAATGATGATGGGTATTCTACGAGTACAAGAGCTGGTAGGTCTTTACGTCTTTATCTCTTTTTCAAAATCCAGAGGCTTTCATTGTGGATTTCACAAAATAACCACAGTTGCAAAGAATAGAGGGTTGAAATTAGGTTgaaatctagcaacctttcggttactggcccaaagctctaaccactaggctacctgctgcccttcTATCACAGACGCCAATGTGCATGGGGGGCACAGGACAAACAGAATTGTCTCAGTTGCTCACATATTCCTAATAGTCTTGTTTTTCTTATTCAAGGTTTCCAGCAAGAAATGTGAGGGCAAAGAATCCAGAGATGTGCAGTCCTCAGAGGGAGAATACGAGACATCCATCAACCAGGAGAAACAAGAGGACCTGAGATCTCACAAGGACAGCCTGGCTGACACCGATGCCCCCATGAATTTAAATGTAAGTCAAATACTCTCTTAGCGTCGTTAGTACAATGCCAGCAAACCTGTTAAGTGTTTCAGACCTAATGATTATGTGTTGAATAGACAGACATAAGGTTTTGCAGTTGGAATCTTGGTTGGGCAATTGTCTGAATTTGTTGTAGTAGCTATGACACTAACTTCAAATAAATCTGAAATCAAAAAGTGTAATCACAGATTACAATCATGGCTCGTAGCGTTTAATCCTCAATTGGGAAGCCGTTTTATAGAAGTGCAAGATGTATAATATCTCTCTATTTGAAATGTTTGGTTGGCAGGTAGACAAATCTGGCCATCTGCGGTTAGAGACAATTGATGACCTCCAGATTATGCTGCAACTGAGGAAgtcgagaaagagagcgagaagagtACAAGTTCGCAAGCCACCACCCTCACCCGAGACTGTGGTAAGACAGGCCTACTTGCTGAGTAGGGTGATAAGGTATCTAATTTGAGACATAGGAATAGAGGCAATTTACTTCAAGATTTGACCCTTCATAAGACAAATAATTACTAAGTAACTGCTACGTTCAGCTAAATCACCTTCTCTCTTTCCAGCCTTACTATGTGGATGAGGTGGACTTTTTCAAGGCCTGCGAGGAGAACAAACTGCCATTGATCGAGAAGTATCTGGAAAAATCAGGAGACGTCAATGCTTGTGACAATGTGAGTGTTTAGATAATACCAACCAACCTGAAGTTTGCCAACGCACCTCAGCTGTGTCATCACTACGTGTGTTGTAATGCAATGTGTCCTGCTTCCTCTGCCTTTACAGTTCAGACGtacaggcctgcacagagcttGCACACAGGGACACGTGGTCGTTGTGAAGAGGCTACTGGAGGCTGGAGCTTTAATTGAGAACAAAGACATGGTACTTTAAATAGAAGAACTCCAAATAACTG
The sequence above is a segment of the Oncorhynchus kisutch isolate 150728-3 linkage group LG25, Okis_V2, whole genome shotgun sequence genome. Coding sequences within it:
- the LOC109870459 gene encoding ankyrin repeat domain-containing protein 1-like isoform X1 — its product is MMMGILRVQELVSSKKCEGKESRDVQSSEGEYETSINQEKQEDLRSHKDSLADTDAPMNLNVDKSGHLRLETIDDLQIMLQLRKSRKRARRVQVRKPPPSPETVPYYVDEVDFFKACEENKLPLIEKYLEKSGDVNACDNFRRTGLHRACTQGHVVVVKRLLEAGALIENKDMLDTTAVHCACRGGSMLVLEVLLNHDGSFSARDKLRSTPLHVAVRTGHYECAEHLVHCGADINAKDREGDTPMHDAVRLNRFKIIQLLLLHGANPKLKNCEGKSPLDSTLEWQSGAKSILSNFKDDAKTPVKQLIGGRRCSRRLKRLTNNYMGKEKVWKL
- the LOC109870459 gene encoding ankyrin repeat domain-containing protein 1-like isoform X3; protein product: MDPATADNVSSKKCEGKESRDVQSSEGEYETSINQEKQEDLRSHKDSLADTDAPMNLNVDKSGHLRLETIDDLQIMLQLRKSRKRARRVQVRKPPPSPETVPYYVDEVDFFKACEENKLPLIEKYLEKSGDVNACDNFRRTGLHRACTQGHVVVVKRLLEAGALIENKDMLDTTAVHCACRGGSMLVLEVLLNHDGSFSARDKLRSTPLHVAVRTGHYECAEHLVHCGADINAKDREGDTPMHDAVRLNRFKIIQLLLLHGANPKLKNCEGKSPLDSTLEWQSGAKSILSNFKDDAKTPVK
- the LOC109870459 gene encoding ankyrin repeat domain-containing protein 1-like isoform X2 yields the protein MDPATADNVSSKKCEGKESRDVQSSEGEYETSINQEKQEDLRSHKDSLADTDAPMNLNVDKSGHLRLETIDDLQIMLQLRKSRKRARRVQVRKPPPSPETVPYYVDEVDFFKACEENKLPLIEKYLEKSGDVNACDNFRRTGLHRACTQGHVVVVKRLLEAGALIENKDMLDTTAVHCACRGGSMLVLEVLLNHDGSFSARDKLRSTPLHVAVRTGHYECAEHLVHCGADINAKDREGDTPMHDAVRLNRFKIIQLLLLHGANPKLKNCEGKSPLDSTLEWQSGAKSILSNFKDDAKTPVKQLIGGRRCSRRLKRLTNNYMGKEKVWKL